From a region of the Helianthus annuus cultivar XRQ/B chromosome 5, HanXRQr2.0-SUNRISE, whole genome shotgun sequence genome:
- the LOC110941108 gene encoding uncharacterized protein LOC110941108 has translation MTLDKSWTKITNKVDPVFINGAIAFAERGKTYVDSEGRIHCPCKKCVNARRHVPTVVADHIIYNGFEPSYNVWIHHGEHLPGYETDDTDSSDYEESENESNDGVNELLDDVFPTGGETEAENFMDDANLRNNPKVEKLFVDMEKPLYPGCDEFSVLGFLLELMNVKVTCKMTNVSMDMILNLFSRAFKDANLPKNHYEAKKYLRTLGLGYESIHACKHDCALFWKENAELQNCPVCGTSRYKENSKGKKKPVKILRYFPITSRLKRLYASRHTAKEMLWHDKYRTKEEGVLRHPADGKAWKHFDTMFPDFAKDPRNVRLGLASDGFNPFGAKILSYSMWPVVLIPYNMPPWKSMVDASFMLTLLIPGSDSPGNDIDVFLRPLIDELKFLWDKGVETYDCESKQKFNMRVALLWTINDFPAYGYLSGWSTSGYKACPICNEDASSIRLRDRIGYVGHRRFLPTDHSWRKARDFNGQRETRLAPKIVNGDDCLHQLKHLPIHQHGKHPDHVGKKRKRNSHDINWSKKSIFFELPYWPKLLIRHNIDVMHVEKNVCENVLGTLLNIEGKTKDTDKARLDLEDMNIRKELHLVRKNDHWVKPHALYVLTRDERKQFCNLLSSVRFPDGYAGNLAKNVIVEQGKVHGLKSHDCHVLIQRLIPIAIRPFMTKQIREALVELSQFFKKLTQVTLHVNELETLQEDVVKILCKLERIFPPSFFTVMVHLCVHLPQEAILGGPVQSR, from the coding sequence CTGATCATATCATCTATAATGGTTTTGAACCATCATACAATGTATGGATTCATCATGGTGAACATCTTCCGGGTTATGAAACAGATGATACAGATAGTAGTGACTATGAAGAAAGTGAAAACGAATCAAATGATGGTGTCAATGAGTTACTTGATGATGTTTTTCCTACGGGCGGCGAAACTGAAGCTGAAAACTTCATGGACGATGCCAATCTACGTAATAACCCAAAGGTGGAGAAGTTATTTGTCGATATGGAGAAGCCTTTATACCCCGGGTGTGATGAGTTTTCTGTACTAGGCTTTTTACTAGAGTTGATGAACGTGAAGGTAACATGCAAAATGACAAATGTGTCAATGGATATGATTCTGAATTTATTTAGTCGGGCCTTCAAGGATGCAAACTTGCCGAAGAACCATTATGAGGCGAAAAAGTATTTACGTACTCTTGGACTAGGATATGAATCTATTCATGCTTGTAAACATGATTGTGCATTATTTTGGAAAGAAAATGCAGAATTACAAAATTGCCCCGTGTGTGGCACTAGTCGTTATAAGGAAAATAGTAAAGGGAAGAAAAAACCGGTAAAAATTTTGCGTTACTTTCCCATCACAAGTAGACTTAAGCGCTTATATGCCTCAAGACACACTGCTAAGGAAATGTTGTGGCACGATAAATACAGAACCAAAGAGGAGGGGGTTCTTAGACATCCAGCAGATGGAAAGGCATGGAAACACTTTGATACAATGTTTCCTGATTTTGCAAAGGATCCTAGAAATGTTCGCCTAGGGCTTGCAAGTGATGGTTTCAATCCGTTTGGTGCAAAGATTCTCTCATATAGTATGTGGCCTGTTGTGCTCATACCATACAATATGCCTCCTTGGAAGTCTATGGTCGATGCTTCATTTATGTTGACATTGCTGATTCCTGGAAGCGATTCACCAGGTAATGATATTGATGTATTTTTGCGTCCACTAATAGATGAGTTGAAATTTCTATGGGATAAGGGTGTTGAAACATATGATTGTGAATCAAAACAGAAATTCAACATGCGTGTTGCACTTCTATGGACAATTAATGATTTTCCTGCGTACGGTTATTTGTCTGGATGGAGCACGAGTGGATATAAGGCATGTCCAATATGCAATGAAGATGCGAGCAGTATACGTTTACGAGATAGAATAGGATATGTAGGTCATAGGCGATTTCTCCCGACCGATCACTCTTGGAGGAAAGCACGAGATTTTAATGGACAGAGAGAGACTAGGCTTGCACCTAAAATTGTCAACGGAGATGATTGCTTACATCAGTTGAAACATCTCCCTATACATCAGCATGGAAAACATCCGGATCATGTAGGTAAAAAGAGAAAACGGAACTCACATGATATAAACTGGTCAAAGAAAAGCATCTTCTTCGAACTCCCATATTGGCCTAAGTTATTGATTCGTCACAACATTGACGTGATGCATGTGGAAAAAAATGTGTGTGAGAATGTGTTGGGAACCCTATTAAACATAGAAGGAAAGACCAAAGACACTGACAAAGCCCGACTAGATTTGGAAGATATGAACATACGTAAAGAGCTTCACTTGGTTAGAAAGAATGATCATTGGGTTAAACCACATGCTTTGTATGTTTTAACTCGAGATGAGAGAAAACaattttgtaatttacttagCTCTGTGCGTTTCCCAGATGGGTATGCTGGAAATTTAGCTaaaaatgtgattgttgagcaaGGTAAGGTACATGGGCTAAAATCACATGATTGTCACGTCTTAATACAACGCCTAATTCCTATTGCAATCCGTCCCTTTATGACAAAACAGATTCGTGAGGCATTAGTGGAGTTGTCTCAGTTTTTCAAGAAACTTACTCAAGTCACATTACACGTGAATGAGTTGGAAACGTTGCAAGAAGATGTAGTTAAGATTTTGTGCAAGCTTGAACGTATATTTCCCCCATCATTTTTTACAGTTATGGTGCACTTGTGTGTGCATCTTCCTCAAGAGGCAATTTTGGGAGGACCTGTACAATCGAGGTAG
- the LOC110941109 gene encoding pheromone-processing carboxypeptidase KEX1 isoform X1 encodes MYPIERYLGHLKKYVKNLAKPEGSIAEAYVVEEAITFCSHYLRGVESKLDKRDRNDDKTSSDAQSCALDVFRLNGRGIGKKEVHILPSNLMKKAIWFIFNNCQEVQPYLEEHLRFLQMQHPESSDFYEMQQSTFSTWFAKRIQEMYALNPSQINEELYALSCLPDNRVSSHRGYIVNGVKFIVKSNDDGRQTQNCGVTVPGVHNDIEDDYYGFLDEVIELSFIRGYRIILFKCTWFDTDRRRKNVIFEPHFISIDTSRHAYKEDPFICANQAKQVFYINDPLKPNSQWKIIERITHRHLWDIPEDKNAEDLLEDVNLHRKDVEEEIVENVDVDGTIDDFINDKLDDSDHSMEDFGSKSNLDDSDTDTDKPNDEMENDESDDDDW; translated from the exons ATGTATCCAATCGAAAGATACCTTGGccatttaaaaaaatatgttaaaaactTAGCTAAACCCGAAGGCTCGATAGCAGAAGCTTATGTTGTTGAAGAAGCTATAACATTTTGTTCACACTATTTACGAGGTGTTGAATCCAAGTTAGACAAACGTGACAGAAATGATGACAAAACCTCTAGTGATGCTCAAAGTTGTGCGTTGGATGTTTTTAGATTGAATGGTCGAGGTATTGGGAAGAAAGAAGTACATATCCTTCCTAGTAATCTTATGAAAAAAGCAATATGGTTTATCTTCAACAATTGTCAAGAGGTTCAGCCGTACTTaga AGAACACTTGCGGTTTTTACAAATGCAACATCCGGAATCATCAGATTTTTACGAGATGCAGCAATCTACATTCTCGACTTGGTTTGCAAAACGG ATTCAAGAGATGTATGCGCTAAATCCATCTCAAATTAATGAAGAGTTATATGCATTGTCTTGCCTTCCTGATAATCGAGTATCGTCACACAGGGGTTATATCGTGAACGGGGTAAAATTTATAGTTAAGTCAAACGATGACGGTAGACAAACACAAAATTGTGGAGTTACGGTACCGGGCGTTCATAATGATATCGAAGATGACTATTATGGATTTCTTGACGAAGTCATTGAACTGTCATTTATAAGAGGTTATCGTATAATATTATTCAAATGCACATGGTTTGATACTGATCGTCGAAGAAAGAACGTGATATTTGAACCTCATTTTATAAGCATAGACACGTCTCGACATGCTTACAAGGAGGATCCTTTCATCTGTGCAAACCAGGCTAAACAAGTGTTTTACATAAATGATCCACTTAAACCAAATTCACAATGGAAAATCATTGAAAGAATTACCCACAGACACTTGTGGGATATTCCAGAAGACAAGAATGCAGAAGATTTGTTAGAAGATGTCAACCTTCACCGTAAAGATGTTGAAGAAGAAATTGTTGAAAACGTTGATGTTGATGGCACTATAGATGATTTTATCAATGACAAGCTAGATGATTCTGATCATAGCATGGAAGATTTTGGTTCAAAGTCAAATCTGGATGATTCAGACACAGACACTGATAAACCCAATGATGAAATGGAAAATGATGAGTCAGACGATGATGATTG GTAA
- the LOC110941109 gene encoding pheromone-processing carboxypeptidase KEX1 isoform X2: MYPIERYLGHLKKYVKNLAKPEGSIAEAYVVEEAITFCSHYLRGVESKLDKRDRNDDKTSSDAQSCALDVFRLNGRGIGKKEVHILPSNLMKKAIWFIFNNCQEVQPYLEEHLRFLQMQHPESSDFYEMQQSTFSTWFAKRIQEMYALNPSQINEELYALSCLPDNRVSSHRGYIVNGVKFIVKSNDDGRQTQNCGVTVPGVHNDIEDDYYGFLDEVIELSFIRGYRIILFKCTWFDTDRRRKNVIFEPHFISIDTSRHAYKEDPFICANQAKQVFYINDPLKPNSQWKIIERITHRHLWDIPEDKNAEDLLEDVNLHRKDVEEEIVENVDVDGTIDDFINDKLDDSDHSMEDFGSKSNLDDSDTDTDKPNDEMENDESDDDDW; the protein is encoded by the exons ATGTATCCAATCGAAAGATACCTTGGccatttaaaaaaatatgttaaaaactTAGCTAAACCCGAAGGCTCGATAGCAGAAGCTTATGTTGTTGAAGAAGCTATAACATTTTGTTCACACTATTTACGAGGTGTTGAATCCAAGTTAGACAAACGTGACAGAAATGATGACAAAACCTCTAGTGATGCTCAAAGTTGTGCGTTGGATGTTTTTAGATTGAATGGTCGAGGTATTGGGAAGAAAGAAGTACATATCCTTCCTAGTAATCTTATGAAAAAAGCAATATGGTTTATCTTCAACAATTGTCAAGAGGTTCAGCCGTACTTaga AGAACACTTGCGGTTTTTACAAATGCAACATCCGGAATCATCAGATTTTTACGAGATGCAGCAATCTACATTCTCGACTTGGTTTGCAAAACGG ATTCAAGAGATGTATGCGCTAAATCCATCTCAAATTAATGAAGAGTTATATGCATTGTCTTGCCTTCCTGATAATCGAGTATCGTCACACAGGGGTTATATCGTGAACGGGGTAAAATTTATAGTTAAGTCAAACGATGACGGTAGACAAACACAAAATTGTGGAGTTACGGTACCGGGCGTTCATAATGATATCGAAGATGACTATTATGGATTTCTTGACGAAGTCATTGAACTGTCATTTATAAGAGGTTATCGTATAATATTATTCAAATGCACATGGTTTGATACTGATCGTCGAAGAAAGAACGTGATATTTGAACCTCATTTTATAAGCATAGACACGTCTCGACATGCTTACAAGGAGGATCCTTTCATCTGTGCAAACCAGGCTAAACAAGTGTTTTACATAAATGATCCACTTAAACCAAATTCACAATGGAAAATCATTGAAAGAATTACCCACAGACACTTGTGGGATATTCCAGAAGACAAGAATGCAGAAGATTTGTTAGAAGATGTCAACCTTCACCGTAAAGATGTTGAAGAAGAAATTGTTGAAAACGTTGATGTTGATGGCACTATAGATGATTTTATCAATGACAAGCTAGATGATTCTGATCATAGCATGGAAGATTTTGGTTCAAAGTCAAATCTGGATGATTCAGACACAGACACTGATAAACCCAATGATGAAATGGAAAATGATGAGTCAGACGATGATGATTGGTAA